AAAGGATCTGACTGAACATGATATAGCATATCTGATGGTGGGTAGAGAGATAAGTTTTGAAAGGATTCCTCCCCCAAAAAAAGTTGGAGAGCCACTTCTTACTGTAAGGAATCTTTCCTATGTAAATGAAGAAAATATAGAGGTCTTAAAAAACATCTCCTTTGAAGTTAGAGCTGGTGAGATACTTGGAGTTGCTGGAGTTGAGGGAAATGGTCAAACAGAGCTTGTTGAGATACTTACAGGTCTTAGAGAGGCAACCAGTGGAGAAATTTTAATTAAAGGAGAAAATATTTTAGGTCTTTCTCCAAGAGAGATTAGAGAAAGGAAGGTTTCTCATATACCAGAGGATAGAATGAAGAATGGAGTTGCAGATAAGGCAACTATTGAAGAAAATTTTATAGTTGATAGATACTACAAGAGTCCTTTTTCAAGAGGAGTAAGGTTGAATTGGAACTATATACAGGATTACAGTAGTAAACTTATAAAGGATTTTAACATCCTTGCCAGTTCCTCTAAGGCAACAATTTCCTCTCTTTCAGGTGGAAATATTCAGAAGGTTGTAGTGGCAAGAGAGCTTTCTTCCAACCCCATGGTTTTAATTGCTGATCAGCCAACGAGAGGAATAGATGTTGGTTCTGAGGAGCTTGTTCACAACCTTCTCACCAAAGTAAGAGATGAAGGAAGTGCAGTTTTTCTTGTCTCAGCAGATCTTGATGAGGTTCTAAAACTCTCCACGAGAATAGTTGTAATCTACAATGGAGAGATAGTCGCAAGGTTTAACAAGGTGGATGGTCTTACAGGTAAGGATCTTGGTCCATACATGTTGGGTATAAAGCGGGAGGAGTAGATATGGAGAAGTTTATTTTAAAGTATTTCAACCTTATAAGAACCATAATTGCTATAGCTATAGGATTAATAATAAGCATCTTTGTTATATATGTGATAAGTAAAAATCCTGGTTTTTCCCTTAAATCTTTCCTTTTGGGACCATTTTTATCCAAAAGTAGATTTGGAAATTTGATAGAAACTGCATCTCCAATAATTTTTTGCGGACTTGCCATAGCAGTTCCCTTTCAGGCAGAGCAATTTAATGTTGGAGCAGAGGGAGCTTTGTTTATTGGTGCAGCTATAGGAACTGCCTTTGCTGTATCAACAAGTATGCCAGCCATAATTCATATTCCCCTTGTTCTTCTTGTAGCAGGTCTTGTTGGTGCATTCTGGGGATTTATCCCTGGAATACTCAAAGCAAAGTGGAATGCCAGCGAGCTTGTTTCTTCTCTTATGCTGAACTATGTAGCCTATTTTCTTGGTTTATATATAATAAACTACCACTTCAGAGATAAATCAGCTGGTTATCTGGTATCCTATCAATTACCAAAAACTGCATGGCTTACACAGTTTGTACCTGGCACAAGAATACACTGGGGAATTGTACTTGCCTTTGTTTTTGCAATACTTGTTTACTTCTTCCTCTATCATACAACTCTTGGCTATGAAATCAGAATGACAGGTTTTAATATCCATTTCTCAAGGTATGGTGGTATCAATGTCTTTAAAGTAATAGTAATATCTCAGGTAATCGGTGGCTTTATAGCAGGTATTGCAGGGATGACAGAGGTTATGGGAATACACAGGAGGTTTAACTGGCAGATGACTCCTGGATATGGATGGGATGGAGTTGTTGTTGCCATTATTGGAAGAAATCATCCAATATCCATTGTTCTTGCTTCACTCTTTCTTGCATATCTAAGAGTTGGAGGTCAGGTTCTTAACCTTCTATCGGATATACCATCAGAGATGGTTACAGTCATTGAGGCAATTATAATTCTATTGATTACAGCAGAGGCATTCCTTGAGCAATGGAGATACAGAATAACTGTTAAGGAGGCAGAGAGAAAGGAGGTAGAGCATGAACCCACTTCTTAAAAGTATACTCTCTCCTGATTTTGGTTTCGCTGTCTTAAGAGTTATGACTCCAATACTTTACCCTGCAATTGGGGTTGCAATTTCTGCCCTTGCAGGTTCCACAAACATTGCTCTTGAAGGTATAATGCTTGTTTCTGCTTTTACCGGCGTTATGGTAAGCGCTTTTACTGGGAGTCTATTCCTTGCTCTTATTACAGGAATACTTGCTGGTGTTGGATTATCAGCACTCCTTGGATACTTCCATCTTAAATTAAAAGCAGATATAATTCTTGCAGCTATAGCTTTAAATATGTTTGCATCGGGTATAACAATATTCTTCCTCTACATATTTGCTCATGATAAGGGAACATCAAGTTCTTTAAAGAGTCTTGTCTTTCCCTCCTATCAAATTCCGATAATAAAGGATATCCCAATTTTAGGAAGGATTATAAGTGGGCATAATATACTAACATATTTTGCTTTGATTTCCGTTGTAATTTTCTACTATATCATATATAAGACACCTCTTGGATTAAGAATTAGAGCAGTTGGTCAGAATCCAGATGCCGCAGAATCTGTGGGTGTGGATGTGAATAAGATAAAGATGTACTCCCTACTTTTATCTGGATTTTTTGGTGCCCTTGGTGGACTCTATCTCTCCATGGGTTATGTATCATGGTTCTCAAGGGATATGACTGCAGGTAGAGGGTTTATTGCAATTGCTGCATCTGCCCTTGGTGGAAATTTACCCCTTGGCACTTTTCTTGGTTCATTGCTTTTTGGAATAGTTAATGCACTTGCAATATATCTTGCATCCCTTGAGATTCCTTCAGAGTTTATCCAAATGATTCCATACATAGCTACCGTTATCGCACTGACAATTTATTCAATACGGGCAATGGCAAGAACAAAGAGGAGGAAAAAGATAAGTGAAGAAAGTACTACTTGATTGTGACCCCGGTCATGACGATATGATGGCAATAATGCTTGCCCTCTATTCAGAGGAACTTGATGTTCTTGGAATAACAACTGTTGCAGGGAATCAGACAGGAGAGAAAACTTTTTTAAATGCACTTAAAACCCTTACTCTCATAGGAGAAAAGAATGTAGTGGTTGCAAGAGGTTTTGACAAACCATTGTTCAGAGACCTCGTTGTTGCACCAAAGATACATGGAGTATCTGGACTTGATGGGGCGGATCTTCCAGAGCCTGAAGTTGAGCCATCAAATATGCATGCGGTAGATTTTATTATTGAAACAGCGATGAACTCTAATGAGAGTGTTTATCTTATTCCCACAGGTCCACTTACAAATGTTGCTGTGGCTTTACTGAAGGAGCCTAAAATAAAGAGGAAGATAGAAAAAATCGTACTTATGGGTGGTGCAGTATTTGATTCCAATATAACTCCAGCATCTGAATTTAACATCTTTGTGGATCCAGAGGCGGCGAGGATTGTATTTGAATCAGGTGTTAACATAACCATGGTAGGACTTGATGTTACGAACAAAACACTCTTATCCTTTGATGATATAGAAGAGATAGGGAAGATGAACGGTAGGGTTTCAAGAGTCATCTCTCCTCTTCTTAAATTCTTCGCTTCAACCAACAAAGAAGTCTTTGGAATTAATGGTGCACCACTACACGATGCTC
This sequence is a window from Caldisericia bacterium. Protein-coding genes within it:
- a CDS encoding ABC transporter permease, with product MEKFILKYFNLIRTIIAIAIGLIISIFVIYVISKNPGFSLKSFLLGPFLSKSRFGNLIETASPIIFCGLAIAVPFQAEQFNVGAEGALFIGAAIGTAFAVSTSMPAIIHIPLVLLVAGLVGAFWGFIPGILKAKWNASELVSSLMLNYVAYFLGLYIINYHFRDKSAGYLVSYQLPKTAWLTQFVPGTRIHWGIVLAFVFAILVYFFLYHTTLGYEIRMTGFNIHFSRYGGINVFKVIVISQVIGGFIAGIAGMTEVMGIHRRFNWQMTPGYGWDGVVVAIIGRNHPISIVLASLFLAYLRVGGQVLNLLSDIPSEMVTVIEAIIILLITAEAFLEQWRYRITVKEAERKEVEHEPTS
- a CDS encoding nucleoside hydrolase encodes the protein MKKVLLDCDPGHDDMMAIMLALYSEELDVLGITTVAGNQTGEKTFLNALKTLTLIGEKNVVVARGFDKPLFRDLVVAPKIHGVSGLDGADLPEPEVEPSNMHAVDFIIETAMNSNESVYLIPTGPLTNVAVALLKEPKIKRKIEKIVLMGGAVFDSNITPASEFNIFVDPEAARIVFESGVNITMVGLDVTNKTLLSFDDIEEIGKMNGRVSRVISPLLKFFASTNKEVFGINGAPLHDALAVSYVIDPSILKTEYLHVDIETRGEFTRGETVVDVYRITGKDPNADVAFEVDVKKFKNLIFDMIKYFDQKLKNQG
- a CDS encoding ABC transporter ATP-binding protein, whose product is MGVILSVENIVKIYPNGVIANRGVSVEIEENTIHAIVGENGAGKTTLMKVIFGIEKPQEGKIYYKGKEIHIRNPLDAIKIGIGMVHQHLMLAPDLTVSENLVLGSEPIKGRFFLDTQKAIEITKEVSKKYGLEVPADKKIKDLPIGIKQRVEILKALFRNAELLILDEPTSVLTPQETEVLFKTLRELKKHGKTIIFISHKLKEVKEIADKVTVMRDGKVVATKDAKDLTEHDIAYLMVGREISFERIPPPKKVGEPLLTVRNLSYVNEENIEVLKNISFEVRAGEILGVAGVEGNGQTELVEILTGLREATSGEILIKGENILGLSPREIRERKVSHIPEDRMKNGVADKATIEENFIVDRYYKSPFSRGVRLNWNYIQDYSSKLIKDFNILASSSKATISSLSGGNIQKVVVARELSSNPMVLIADQPTRGIDVGSEELVHNLLTKVRDEGSAVFLVSADLDEVLKLSTRIVVIYNGEIVARFNKVDGLTGKDLGPYMLGIKREE
- a CDS encoding ABC transporter permease — translated: MNPLLKSILSPDFGFAVLRVMTPILYPAIGVAISALAGSTNIALEGIMLVSAFTGVMVSAFTGSLFLALITGILAGVGLSALLGYFHLKLKADIILAAIALNMFASGITIFFLYIFAHDKGTSSSLKSLVFPSYQIPIIKDIPILGRIISGHNILTYFALISVVIFYYIIYKTPLGLRIRAVGQNPDAAESVGVDVNKIKMYSLLLSGFFGALGGLYLSMGYVSWFSRDMTAGRGFIAIAASALGGNLPLGTFLGSLLFGIVNALAIYLASLEIPSEFIQMIPYIATVIALTIYSIRAMARTKRRKKISEESTT